The Mycolicibacterium fluoranthenivorans genome has a window encoding:
- a CDS encoding isopenicillin N synthase family dioxygenase gives MNIPEFDIPTIDIGAFNDPEAAERHRDAVAAQVDRAARTVGFMQIVGHGIPASTLHAFAAATDAFFALDSVVKAAYRCPPSVNRGYTPPKSEALAASLGLVSAADLFEAFNIGTEAAEYPALTLPATDYAPNIWPAEVPGFAAAVGDWFAAAGSVARTMVRIFGRALGLGDDGLVSVTDHSLDVLRMINYRLPSPETVLEPDQVGMGAHTDYGIVTVLWADAVPGLEVLGDGGRWHPVQPAPGALLVNLGDALARWTNDEWISTMHRVAAPRIGGVLVPRRSAAYFHDGNIDAVIAPLSTCVGPGRPARYEPVTVGEHLRAKLAGSRSRVLNPGAEREAARLVR, from the coding sequence ATGAACATACCCGAATTCGACATCCCCACCATCGATATCGGGGCCTTCAACGATCCCGAGGCTGCCGAACGTCACCGTGATGCGGTCGCCGCCCAGGTCGACCGCGCAGCCCGCACCGTCGGCTTCATGCAGATCGTGGGTCACGGCATCCCGGCCTCCACCCTGCACGCCTTCGCGGCCGCCACCGATGCCTTCTTCGCCCTCGATTCCGTCGTCAAAGCGGCCTACCGGTGTCCGCCGTCGGTCAACCGCGGATACACCCCGCCGAAGTCCGAAGCGCTTGCCGCAAGTCTGGGCCTGGTGAGCGCGGCCGACTTGTTCGAGGCCTTCAACATCGGCACCGAAGCCGCTGAGTATCCCGCACTCACGCTGCCCGCCACCGATTACGCCCCCAACATCTGGCCCGCCGAGGTGCCGGGATTCGCTGCGGCCGTGGGTGATTGGTTCGCCGCGGCGGGCTCTGTCGCTCGCACCATGGTCCGGATCTTCGGACGCGCGCTCGGGCTCGGGGACGACGGTCTCGTGTCCGTCACCGACCACTCCCTGGACGTGCTGCGGATGATCAACTATCGGCTGCCCTCACCGGAGACGGTGCTCGAGCCCGATCAGGTCGGGATGGGGGCGCATACCGACTACGGCATCGTCACCGTGCTGTGGGCCGACGCGGTGCCCGGCCTGGAAGTGCTCGGCGACGGCGGCCGTTGGCATCCGGTGCAGCCGGCGCCCGGCGCGTTATTGGTGAATCTCGGTGACGCACTGGCCAGATGGACCAATGACGAGTGGATATCGACGATGCACCGGGTCGCCGCTCCGCGGATCGGTGGAGTCCTGGTGCCGCGGCGGTCTGCCGCGTACTTCCACGACGGCAATATCGACGCCGTGATCGCCCCGTTGTCGACCTGCGTCGGCCCGGGGCGGCCGGCCCGCTACGAGCCGGTGACTGTCGGTGAGCACCTGCGCGCGAAGCTTGCCGGTTCGCGCAGCCGGGTGCTGAATCCCGGCGCGGAACGGGAGGCGGCCCGGCTGGTGCGCTGA
- a CDS encoding MFS transporter yields the protein MWRQPKAVWAVAFASVVAFMGIGLVDPILKPIADNLDASPSQVSLLFTSYMAVMGVAMLITGVVSSRIGPKRTLLVGLVIIIAGAGLAGMSDTVMQIVGWRALWGLGNALFIATALATIVSSAKGSVAQAIILYEAALGLGIAVGPLVGGVLGSISWRGPFFGVSALMAVALVVTLFLLPATPRPERATSLADPFRALRHRGLLGVAVTALLYNFGFFTLLAFTPFPLDMSAHEIGLIFFGWGVALAFTSVVVAPRLQHRFGTVRVLILNLLAFSLVLVAMAVWTDHKAVLAAGVVVAGLFIGINNTLITETVMKVPAGRSEATGGSTQPVERGVASAAYSFLRFGGAAVAPWLAGVLGEEVSVHLPFWVGAAAVVAGAGVLTATRGHLTGIDAEESELDQLTDVATAITVGD from the coding sequence ATGTGGCGTCAACCGAAAGCTGTGTGGGCCGTCGCCTTCGCGTCCGTGGTGGCGTTCATGGGCATCGGTCTGGTCGATCCCATCCTCAAGCCGATCGCCGACAACCTCGACGCCTCGCCGTCCCAGGTGTCGCTCCTGTTCACCAGCTATATGGCGGTGATGGGCGTGGCCATGCTGATCACCGGCGTGGTGTCGAGCCGGATCGGGCCGAAACGCACGCTGCTGGTGGGGCTGGTCATCATCATCGCCGGCGCGGGACTGGCCGGGATGAGCGACACCGTCATGCAGATCGTCGGCTGGCGCGCCCTGTGGGGCCTGGGCAACGCGCTGTTCATCGCGACGGCCCTGGCCACCATCGTCAGCTCAGCGAAAGGTTCGGTGGCCCAGGCGATCATCCTCTACGAGGCCGCGTTGGGCCTGGGCATCGCGGTCGGCCCACTGGTCGGCGGGGTGCTCGGCTCGATCTCTTGGCGTGGCCCGTTCTTCGGGGTGTCGGCGTTGATGGCGGTCGCCCTGGTGGTCACCCTCTTCCTGTTGCCTGCCACCCCTCGACCCGAACGCGCCACCTCCCTGGCCGACCCGTTCCGTGCGCTTCGGCACCGCGGCCTACTCGGGGTGGCTGTCACCGCACTGCTCTACAACTTCGGCTTCTTCACCCTGCTGGCTTTCACACCGTTCCCGTTGGACATGAGTGCCCACGAGATCGGCCTGATCTTCTTCGGCTGGGGCGTCGCACTGGCATTCACCTCGGTGGTGGTCGCCCCGCGCCTGCAGCACCGGTTCGGCACGGTGCGTGTGCTGATCCTCAACCTGCTGGCGTTCAGCCTGGTGCTGGTGGCAATGGCGGTGTGGACCGATCACAAGGCCGTGCTGGCCGCGGGTGTGGTGGTGGCCGGGTTGTTCATCGGGATCAACAACACGTTGATCACCGAGACGGTGATGAAGGTTCCGGCGGGCAGGAGCGAAGCGACCGGGGGATCGACACAGCCAGTGGAGCGTGGGGTGGCGTCGGCGGCGTACAGCTTCCTGCGGTTCGGCGGTGCCGCGGTGGCGCCGTGGCTGGCGGGTGTCCTCGGCGAAGAGGTCAGCGTGCACCTGCCGTTCTGGGTGGGCGCGGCGGCCGTGGTGGCCGGGGCGGGCGTGCTGACCGCGACGCGCGGGCACCTCACCGGAATCGATGCCGAGGAAAGCGAACTCGACCAGCTGACCGATGTGGCGACCGCGATCACCGTCGGCGACTGA
- a CDS encoding MarR family winged helix-turn-helix transcriptional regulator, whose translation MPTTTALGADLLSVVARVNRLANQRARFPLPFAQARLLSTIEDQGAARISDLAALDHCSQPTMTTQVRRLEDAGLVSRIADPGDARAVLISITEDGRATLARVRADRAAAIDPFLERLDSKQRTTLTDAVTVLRDLLEVAQSRAGE comes from the coding sequence ATGCCGACCACCACCGCGTTGGGCGCCGACCTGCTGTCCGTGGTCGCGCGCGTGAACCGGCTGGCCAATCAGCGGGCCCGCTTCCCCCTACCCTTCGCCCAAGCGCGACTGCTGTCGACGATCGAGGACCAGGGCGCCGCCCGGATCTCGGACCTGGCCGCGCTGGACCACTGCTCGCAGCCGACGATGACCACCCAGGTGCGCCGGCTGGAAGACGCCGGGCTGGTGTCCCGCATCGCCGACCCCGGTGACGCGCGCGCGGTGCTCATCAGCATCACCGAGGACGGCCGGGCCACGCTGGCGCGGGTACGCGCCGACCGCGCCGCGGCCATCGACCCCTTCCTGGAACGTCTGGACAGCAAACAGCGCACCACCCTCACCGACGCCGTCACCGTGCTGCGCGACCTGCTCGAGGTCGCACAGTCCCGTGCAGGCGAATGA
- a CDS encoding DUF2232 domain-containing protein yields the protein MPATQTRRRAGSLHPNELAQAAVMAALCAAIAIIAVVVPFAAGLSVLGTVPMGLLAYRYRIKVLIAAAIAGATIAFLIAGMGGLMTVLNCAYIGGLTGAVKRRGRGLTTALLVSVVAGVVFGAFVVGALAVASRLRQLVFDAMTANVEGTAKILGRIPGLEDLAPQMADFFATALRYWPLLIGAYGVLAIVIVSLIGWWALSGVLTRLGGVPDVHKLDVPAETGSVAPVPLRLRDVVFRYPGTDRDALGPVSLTVEMGEHVAITGANGSGKTTLMLVLAGREPTGGTVERPGAVGLGAPGGTAVIMQHPESQVLGTRVADDVVWGLPVGTETDVPRLLAEVGLDGLAERETGGLSGGELQRLAVAAALAREPALMIADEITSMVDQVGRDGLMTVLAGLTRHHQMSLVHITHYNEEAEAADRAINLAGGSEMVQTASVPAGAAVARSDKPVLELRGVGHRYAAGTPWEKSALRDIDLVVNEGDGVLIHGLNGSGKSTLAWIMAGLTLPTVGSCLLDGRPVAEQVGAVALSFQAARLQLIRGRVDREIAAAAGFSARDHTRVLAALATVGLEPALASRPIDQLSGGQMRRVVLAGLLARSPRAVILDEPLAGLDAASARGLLRLLEQLRRDGLTVVVISHDFDGLEELCPRTLHLRDGQLVPAASSASGGAA from the coding sequence ATGCCCGCTACCCAGACCCGTCGGCGGGCGGGATCGTTGCACCCCAACGAGCTTGCCCAAGCCGCTGTGATGGCGGCACTGTGCGCGGCCATCGCGATCATCGCGGTGGTCGTTCCGTTCGCCGCCGGCCTGTCCGTCCTGGGCACGGTACCGATGGGACTGCTCGCGTACCGGTACCGGATCAAGGTGCTCATCGCCGCGGCCATCGCCGGGGCGACCATCGCCTTCCTCATCGCCGGGATGGGCGGGTTGATGACGGTGCTCAACTGCGCCTACATCGGCGGGCTGACCGGCGCGGTGAAGCGGCGCGGACGTGGCCTGACCACGGCCTTGCTGGTGTCGGTCGTGGCCGGCGTGGTGTTCGGCGCGTTCGTCGTCGGCGCGCTGGCCGTCGCGTCGCGGCTGCGCCAGCTGGTGTTCGACGCGATGACCGCCAACGTCGAAGGCACCGCCAAGATCCTCGGCCGCATCCCCGGGCTGGAGGACCTCGCCCCGCAGATGGCCGACTTCTTCGCTACCGCGCTGAGGTACTGGCCGTTGTTGATCGGCGCCTACGGCGTGCTCGCGATTGTCATCGTCAGCCTCATCGGATGGTGGGCCTTGTCCGGGGTGCTGACCAGGCTGGGAGGCGTGCCCGATGTGCACAAACTCGACGTGCCTGCCGAGACCGGGTCGGTGGCCCCGGTGCCGCTACGGCTGCGCGATGTGGTGTTCCGGTACCCGGGTACCGATCGTGATGCCCTGGGCCCGGTGTCGTTGACGGTGGAGATGGGCGAGCACGTCGCCATCACCGGCGCCAACGGGTCGGGCAAGACCACGCTCATGCTCGTGCTGGCGGGTCGCGAGCCCACCGGTGGCACGGTCGAACGGCCGGGCGCGGTCGGGCTCGGCGCACCGGGCGGCACCGCGGTGATCATGCAGCACCCCGAGAGTCAGGTCCTGGGCACCCGGGTGGCCGACGATGTGGTGTGGGGACTGCCGGTCGGCACCGAGACCGATGTGCCGCGGTTGCTCGCCGAGGTCGGTCTGGACGGTCTGGCCGAACGGGAGACCGGCGGACTGTCCGGTGGCGAACTGCAGCGACTGGCGGTGGCCGCCGCCCTGGCCCGTGAACCCGCGCTGATGATCGCCGACGAGATCACCAGCATGGTGGACCAGGTCGGCCGCGACGGGCTGATGACGGTGCTGGCCGGCTTGACCCGCCACCACCAGATGTCACTGGTGCACATCACCCACTACAACGAGGAAGCCGAAGCCGCCGACCGTGCCATCAACCTGGCCGGCGGATCGGAGATGGTGCAGACCGCGTCGGTGCCCGCCGGCGCCGCGGTGGCACGCAGCGACAAACCGGTGCTCGAGCTGCGCGGGGTGGGCCATCGCTACGCTGCCGGAACCCCTTGGGAGAAGAGCGCTCTGCGGGATATCGACCTGGTGGTCAACGAGGGCGACGGTGTCCTGATCCACGGTCTCAACGGGTCCGGCAAGTCGACCCTGGCCTGGATCATGGCCGGTTTGACCCTTCCCACCGTCGGCAGCTGCCTGCTCGACGGCCGTCCGGTGGCCGAACAGGTCGGCGCGGTGGCACTGTCCTTCCAGGCGGCCCGGTTGCAACTGATCCGCGGCCGGGTGGACCGTGAGATCGCCGCAGCGGCCGGGTTCTCCGCGCGCGACCACACCCGGGTACTGGCGGCACTGGCCACCGTCGGGCTGGAACCCGCCCTGGCCTCGCGTCCCATCGATCAGCTCTCCGGCGGGCAGATGCGTCGCGTCGTGCTGGCCGGCTTGCTCGCCCGGTCGCCGCGGGCCGTCATCCTCGATGAGCCGCTGGCCGGGCTGGACGCCGCCAGCGCCCGCGGCCTGCTGCGGTTGCTCGAGCAGCTGCGCCGCGACGGTCTCACCGTCGTGGTCATCTCCCACGATTTCGACGGTCTCGAAGAGCTCTGCCCGCGCACCCTGCATCTGCGCGACGGCCAACTGGTGCCGGCCGCCTCGAGTGCTTCCGGTGGTGCCGCATGA
- a CDS encoding energy-coupling factor transporter transmembrane component T family protein: MSGPRRPVVLLRPVPGDTAVHRLWAGTKLIVVAALGVLLTFYPGWLPIACVAVVVLVTAVLARIPRGALPSIPSWLWLILLLGGVTASFAGDSPYIHLAGIEFGLGGLLNFLRITAVSLVLLGLGALVSWTTNVAEVAPAVSTLGRPLRFLRMPIDDWAVALALALRAFPMLIDEFSVLYAARRLRPRTRPESRRARRKQWSAELVDLMSAAVTVSLRRADEMGDAIVARGGVGQISAYPSRPHAADYVALVTIAVVCGVAGYLEACTFLATSL; the protein is encoded by the coding sequence ATGAGCGGGCCACGCAGACCGGTGGTGCTGTTGCGCCCGGTGCCCGGCGACACGGCAGTCCATCGCCTCTGGGCGGGAACGAAACTGATCGTCGTCGCCGCACTCGGTGTGCTGCTGACGTTCTATCCCGGCTGGCTGCCGATCGCGTGCGTCGCGGTCGTGGTCCTGGTGACGGCGGTGCTGGCCCGTATTCCGCGCGGTGCGCTGCCGTCGATCCCCAGTTGGCTGTGGCTGATCCTGCTGTTGGGCGGGGTGACCGCGTCCTTCGCCGGGGACTCGCCGTATATCCACCTTGCCGGAATCGAATTCGGCCTGGGCGGGCTGCTGAACTTCCTGCGGATCACCGCGGTATCGCTGGTGCTGTTGGGGCTGGGTGCACTGGTGTCGTGGACCACCAACGTCGCCGAGGTCGCCCCAGCGGTCTCGACGCTGGGCCGGCCGCTGCGGTTTCTCCGGATGCCGATCGACGACTGGGCGGTCGCCCTCGCGCTGGCATTGCGCGCGTTCCCCATGCTGATCGACGAGTTCAGCGTCCTCTACGCGGCCCGCAGGCTGCGGCCCCGGACGCGGCCGGAGTCACGCCGGGCCCGCCGCAAACAGTGGTCCGCCGAACTGGTCGACCTGATGTCCGCCGCGGTGACGGTCTCCCTGCGCCGCGCCGATGAGATGGGTGATGCGATCGTCGCGCGCGGTGGGGTGGGCCAGATCTCGGCGTATCCCTCCCGGCCGCACGCGGCCGACTATGTGGCGCTGGTGACGATCGCGGTGGTGTGCGGCGTCGCCGGGTATCTGGAGGCCTGCACCTTCCTGGCCACCAGCCTCTAG
- a CDS encoding ABC transporter substrate-binding protein, whose translation MRPRFSSLLATGIAVTGVLLLLAALLLGRTSESGKTVVTVRLWDEQVAAAYRQSFAEFTRTHPDIEVHVNVVAYANYFTTLRTDIAGGGADDIFWMSNAYVAEYADNDRLLPVAPSTDWDPSTVAQFTRNGTLWAVPQLTDAGIALYFNADLLAAAGVDPAELADLRWDPGQRDTLRPLLARLTVDESGNRADAPAFDPQRIRQWGYNAANDMQGIYLNYIGSAGGIFADGDRFAFSNAQAAQAFEYLVHLINTDHVAPSAADTNNNGDFSRNQFLAGRMALFQSGTYNLAAIARQATFRWGVAMLPTGPAGRVSVTNGIAAAANSATRHPAAVHAVLAWMGSRDGNAFLGADGSAIPAVLDAQPGYFAHWRRQGIDVAPFFSVLRGPRIPAPGGLGFAAGYQALQPYFDEMFLGRLAVPDALARAERAANTAAAR comes from the coding sequence ATGAGGCCGCGCTTCTCAAGCCTGTTGGCCACGGGTATCGCCGTCACCGGCGTGCTGCTGCTGCTCGCCGCCCTGCTGTTGGGCCGCACCTCCGAGTCCGGGAAGACGGTCGTCACCGTGCGGTTGTGGGACGAACAGGTCGCCGCGGCGTACCGGCAGTCGTTCGCCGAGTTCACCCGCACCCACCCCGACATCGAGGTGCACGTCAACGTCGTCGCCTACGCGAACTACTTCACCACCCTGCGCACCGATATCGCCGGCGGCGGCGCCGACGACATCTTCTGGATGTCCAATGCCTACGTCGCCGAGTACGCCGACAACGACAGACTGCTCCCGGTGGCCCCCTCCACCGACTGGGATCCGTCGACCGTCGCGCAATTCACCCGCAACGGAACACTCTGGGCGGTACCGCAACTCACCGATGCGGGCATCGCGCTGTATTTCAACGCCGACCTGCTGGCGGCCGCCGGGGTGGACCCGGCGGAGCTGGCCGACCTGCGCTGGGACCCCGGTCAGCGGGACACGTTGCGACCGCTCCTGGCCCGGCTCACCGTCGACGAAAGCGGGAACCGAGCCGACGCACCGGCTTTCGATCCGCAGCGGATCAGGCAGTGGGGTTACAACGCCGCCAACGATATGCAGGGCATCTACCTCAACTACATCGGATCGGCCGGCGGCATCTTCGCCGACGGTGACCGGTTCGCCTTCTCCAACGCGCAGGCCGCCCAAGCCTTCGAGTACCTGGTGCACCTGATCAACACCGACCATGTCGCGCCGTCGGCCGCGGACACCAACAACAACGGCGACTTCTCCCGCAACCAGTTCCTGGCCGGGCGGATGGCCCTGTTTCAGTCCGGCACCTACAACCTGGCGGCCATCGCCAGACAGGCGACCTTCCGGTGGGGTGTGGCGATGCTGCCGACCGGCCCCGCCGGACGAGTCAGTGTCACCAACGGGATTGCCGCGGCGGCGAATTCCGCCACCCGCCATCCCGCGGCGGTACATGCGGTGCTGGCGTGGATGGGCAGCCGCGACGGCAATGCCTTCCTGGGCGCCGACGGCTCGGCGATCCCCGCTGTGCTGGATGCCCAGCCGGGCTACTTCGCGCACTGGCGGCGCCAGGGTATCGACGTCGCCCCGTTCTTCTCGGTACTGCGCGGCCCACGCATACCGGCCCCCGGTGGCCTCGGATTCGCCGCGGGCTATCAGGCGCTGCAGCCCTATTTCGACGAGATGTTCCTCGGGCGGCTGGCCGTGCCGGATGCGCTGGCCCGCGCCGAGCGGGCCGCGAACACCGCCGCCGCACGGTGA
- a CDS encoding carbohydrate ABC transporter permease, which translates to MTSRNALIYAGLGAGALVTLIPFLLGLMTSFTSPQQFNTGSALAFPAPPTLANYATLGDAGFGRALVVTALVTTTVLLGQLVFSVLAAYAFARLSFPGRDAVFWVYLATLMVPATVTVVPLYLMMAEAGLRNTFWALVLPFLFGSPYAIFLLREHFRGIPADLIHAARLDGANTLDVLVHVVLPASRPILATLAMITVVSQWNNFMWPLVITSGPRWQVLTVATAGLQSRFDAQWTVVMAATTVAIVPLLALFVVLGRHLIRSIVVTGLK; encoded by the coding sequence ATGACCTCACGTAACGCGCTGATCTACGCGGGACTGGGGGCGGGCGCGTTGGTGACGCTGATCCCGTTCCTGCTCGGATTGATGACCTCGTTCACCTCACCGCAGCAGTTCAATACCGGCTCCGCACTGGCCTTTCCAGCCCCGCCCACCCTGGCCAACTACGCAACGCTCGGCGACGCGGGCTTCGGCCGCGCCCTGGTGGTCACCGCACTGGTGACCACCACCGTGCTGCTGGGACAGCTGGTCTTCTCGGTGCTGGCCGCCTACGCGTTCGCCCGGCTGAGCTTCCCCGGACGGGACGCGGTGTTCTGGGTGTACCTGGCCACACTCATGGTGCCCGCCACGGTGACGGTGGTGCCGCTGTACCTGATGATGGCCGAAGCCGGGCTGCGCAACACGTTCTGGGCGCTGGTGCTGCCGTTCCTGTTCGGCTCTCCGTACGCGATCTTCCTTCTGCGCGAGCACTTCCGGGGCATCCCCGCCGACCTGATCCACGCCGCGCGCCTCGACGGCGCCAATACTCTGGATGTGCTGGTGCATGTGGTGCTCCCGGCGAGCCGGCCGATTCTGGCGACGCTGGCCATGATCACCGTGGTGTCGCAGTGGAACAACTTCATGTGGCCGCTGGTGATCACCAGCGGCCCGCGCTGGCAGGTGCTCACCGTCGCCACCGCCGGTCTGCAGTCCCGCTTCGACGCGCAGTGGACGGTGGTGATGGCCGCGACAACCGTGGCGATCGTGCCGCTGCTGGCGCTTTTCGTGGTGTTGGGCCGGCACCTGATCCGCTCCATCGTGGTGACGGGGCTCAAATGA
- a CDS encoding carbohydrate ABC transporter permease codes for MSGRRSTVLGYALLAPSLFGVVTFLLLPMLVVAWLSVYRWDLLGPIRFVGLDNWQSVLTDPTFAMSLLVTVAFIAMVVPVQTLLGLAAGAMLARGLPGTGFLRTLYVLPWICSPLAIGVLWRWILSPTDGALSAVTGRHIEWLTDPGLALPVVSAVTVWTNVGYVSLFFLAGILAIPRAVHDAARTDGASSWQRFRYITLPMLRPTMYFVSVTGVVSAAQVFDTVYALTGGGPQGRTDLVAHRIYAEAFGAASVGRAAVMAAVLFVLLVGVTLVQHVYFRRRVSYDLT; via the coding sequence ATGTCCGGGCGCCGTTCCACCGTGCTGGGGTACGCGCTGCTGGCACCCAGCCTCTTCGGCGTGGTGACCTTTCTGCTGCTGCCCATGCTGGTGGTGGCGTGGCTGAGCGTGTATCGCTGGGATCTGCTGGGTCCGATTCGGTTTGTCGGACTGGATAATTGGCAGTCGGTGTTGACAGATCCGACCTTCGCGATGTCGTTGTTGGTGACGGTGGCGTTCATCGCGATGGTGGTACCGGTGCAGACGCTGCTGGGCCTGGCCGCGGGCGCGATGCTCGCCAGGGGGTTGCCCGGTACCGGGTTTCTGCGGACGCTGTATGTGCTGCCGTGGATCTGCTCGCCGCTGGCGATCGGCGTGCTGTGGCGCTGGATCCTGTCCCCCACCGACGGCGCGCTGAGCGCCGTCACCGGGCGCCATATCGAATGGCTGACCGATCCGGGCCTGGCCCTGCCGGTGGTCTCGGCGGTGACGGTGTGGACCAACGTCGGCTACGTGTCGCTGTTCTTCTTGGCCGGCATCCTGGCCATCCCGCGGGCTGTGCACGACGCGGCCCGCACCGACGGCGCCAGCAGTTGGCAACGCTTCCGGTACATCACGCTGCCGATGCTGCGACCCACGATGTACTTCGTCTCGGTGACCGGTGTGGTGAGCGCCGCCCAGGTGTTCGACACCGTGTACGCCCTCACCGGCGGCGGTCCGCAGGGCCGCACCGACCTTGTGGCGCATCGCATCTACGCCGAGGCATTCGGCGCCGCAAGTGTGGGGCGGGCCGCGGTGATGGCGGCCGTGTTGTTCGTGCTGCTGGTCGGTGTCACCCTGGTGCAGCACGTCTACTTCCGGCGGCGGGTCAGCTATGACCTCACGTAA
- a CDS encoding PucR family transcriptional regulator, producing the protein MITLDRLVNVVGGYGVAARLGEVSRSTELRSVVVPEAVTGDVLLALGASSLAEALRWAADAHATVVLARCDPPDADTALPDGIAVLLVDPALPWSELAAVVYGLVLEGRETESGRGPTDLFALADSLAAAIGGAVVIEDRHSQTLAYSRMQQDADDARVQTILRRQQPAELQAALAGRGVFAHLAESGEPLFLAPDPDLGMTGRMVVAARVGRELLGSVWVSCPAELPGAARAALTDGARVVALHLLRSRASADLERQVESDSVLRLLDGSAEAATVASRVGLPPGLLRVIAMRARLEPDRHTALLVAFEQATAGFGWSRPGRSALADNTLYTVLPGEQVDAARQWLAALRAALPERTTVLAGISGPAEAAELAAARREADECLALHETDAADAAPPAYDEAWDALVLRRLRAAADAGRGPSRGPVAELLRHDAVHGTPYVTTLRVWLAAQGDPARAGAELGVHENTVRYRLRKMAEVATVEVDDPGKRLAMMIELAALERE; encoded by the coding sequence GTGATCACCTTGGATCGCCTGGTGAACGTGGTCGGCGGGTACGGCGTGGCGGCCCGGCTGGGCGAGGTGTCGCGCTCGACCGAGTTGCGCAGCGTGGTGGTGCCCGAAGCGGTGACCGGCGATGTGCTGCTGGCCCTCGGCGCCTCGTCGTTGGCGGAGGCGCTGCGCTGGGCCGCGGACGCCCACGCGACGGTGGTGCTGGCACGGTGCGACCCACCCGATGCCGACACCGCGCTGCCCGACGGGATCGCGGTCCTGCTGGTGGATCCCGCGTTGCCGTGGAGCGAGCTGGCCGCGGTGGTGTACGGGCTGGTACTGGAGGGACGCGAAACCGAATCAGGCCGTGGCCCAACGGATCTGTTCGCCCTCGCCGACAGCCTGGCGGCGGCGATCGGCGGGGCAGTGGTGATCGAGGACCGGCACTCGCAGACCTTGGCCTACTCACGCATGCAACAGGACGCCGACGACGCACGGGTGCAGACCATCCTGCGCAGGCAGCAGCCCGCCGAGTTGCAGGCTGCGCTGGCCGGGCGCGGGGTGTTCGCCCACCTCGCCGAGTCCGGCGAGCCGCTGTTCCTCGCGCCGGATCCGGATCTCGGCATGACCGGTCGCATGGTGGTCGCGGCACGGGTGGGCCGCGAGCTGCTCGGATCGGTGTGGGTGAGCTGTCCGGCGGAGTTACCGGGTGCGGCGCGGGCGGCACTGACCGACGGTGCACGGGTGGTCGCGCTGCACCTGCTGCGGTCGCGGGCGAGTGCCGACCTGGAGCGACAGGTGGAATCGGACTCGGTGTTGCGGTTACTGGACGGCAGCGCCGAAGCCGCGACGGTCGCCAGCCGGGTCGGGTTGCCACCGGGACTGTTGCGCGTCATCGCGATGCGTGCGCGGCTGGAACCCGACCGCCACACCGCCCTGCTGGTGGCCTTCGAGCAGGCGACGGCCGGCTTCGGCTGGTCGCGACCGGGCCGCAGTGCGCTGGCGGACAACACGCTGTACACCGTGCTGCCGGGCGAGCAGGTGGATGCGGCCCGGCAGTGGCTGGCCGCACTGCGTGCCGCGCTTCCCGAGCGCACGACGGTGCTCGCCGGGATCAGCGGACCCGCGGAGGCGGCCGAGTTGGCGGCGGCCCGCCGGGAGGCCGACGAATGCCTGGCGCTGCACGAGACGGACGCCGCGGACGCCGCGCCACCCGCCTATGACGAGGCGTGGGATGCCCTGGTGCTGCGGCGGTTACGCGCTGCGGCCGACGCGGGACGTGGTCCCAGTCGGGGTCCGGTCGCCGAACTGCTCCGCCACGATGCGGTGCACGGCACCCCGTATGTGACGACGTTGCGGGTGTGGCTGGCGGCGCAGGGCGATCCCGCGCGGGCCGGAGCCGAACTCGGGGTGCACGAGAACACTGTGCGCTACCGGCTGCGCAAGATGGCCGAGGTGGCCACCGTCGAGGTGGACGATCCGGGTAAGCGGTTGGCCATGATGATCGAACTGGCCGCCCTTGAACGTGAGTGA
- a CDS encoding GreA/GreB family elongation factor, with protein MTTITPVWLTPEAHDRLIRELAVLRGWGAVGAEDDDSAEPDSNAVAIRRAQQGRIQQIHDMLASAVVGVDPPNDGVAELGMVLTVRFEDTGETDTFLLGVRGAYYGDIEVYSAKSPLGEAISGARPGDRREYQLPTGRTQVVTLVSAVPYGLHMR; from the coding sequence ATGACGACCATCACGCCGGTATGGCTGACCCCGGAGGCCCACGACCGCCTGATCCGCGAACTGGCGGTGCTGCGCGGATGGGGTGCGGTGGGGGCCGAGGACGACGACAGTGCTGAGCCCGACAGCAATGCCGTCGCCATCCGTCGTGCGCAGCAGGGTCGCATCCAGCAGATCCACGACATGCTGGCCAGTGCCGTGGTGGGGGTGGATCCACCCAATGACGGGGTTGCCGAGCTGGGTATGGTGCTCACCGTCAGGTTCGAAGACACCGGCGAGACCGACACCTTCCTGCTCGGGGTCCGGGGCGCCTACTACGGCGACATCGAGGTCTACTCCGCGAAATCCCCTTTGGGAGAAGCCATCAGCGGCGCGCGTCCGGGTGACCGGCGCGAGTATCAGCTGCCCACCGGTCGCACCCAAGTCGTGACACTCGTCTCGGCGGTGCCCTACGGGTTACACATGCGCTGA